The Vibrio tasmaniensis genome includes a region encoding these proteins:
- a CDS encoding TonB-dependent siderophore receptor, producing MTTHTRFKYSSLAVALLTAFSAQAFAEDTVTSADSNLETITVMGKAYRNTATKTVLAPGETPQTLNVIESEQMEQRGVKSVMQALRYAPGVSTENKGGAVVLSDWVKIRGFDSTNNYYDGMMLPILPGWNVQPQIDPIAMERLEIFKGPTSVLYGSMPPGGMVNIIAKAPKFEESTKIGLATGLDNLVEASIDTTGALSDNVAYRLVALGRKKDTQVDGVEEERYVIAPSIDWYVSDKTFVNFNLYYQNDPALGQNVTLPLAAIESGKISPSTFAGDVNYNTIKRDFLVTGYKFNHDFNSNWAFLQNFRYMKTDFYQESTASGNFDASTGSLARSAYSTDESSSGISVDNQLSGLVSTGSLDHYLLFGVDYRNIEGDVAYDAFSGVDSINLYNPNNNKLNPNDFTKTYYQNNDIEVSQLGFYFQDQMLIDNWVFIAGGRFDKVETTTKVSVLGGAPSKTDTDDTNFSYRLGALYKFDNGLSPFANFATSFEPSVKLDTNGNNLDPETGEQVEFGLKYDSYENMISGSMALFQVNKKNVGVRPDGASPWTSVGEIRSQGIELEGRAQVTENLDVLANYTYTDMEITEDRNASNIGQTPVFVPDHTANVWANYFVRSGAMSGLRVGGGVRYVGETVLNDTSDKNKGQVPSYTLVDLSLGYDLGEVNSSLKNATANVVANNIFNEEYYTCWNESYCWYGQEQTVEFNVNYEF from the coding sequence ATGACCACTCACACTCGTTTTAAGTATTCATCATTGGCAGTCGCGTTGCTGACTGCGTTTTCAGCGCAAGCATTCGCGGAAGATACCGTTACTTCGGCAGATTCGAATTTAGAAACTATTACTGTTATGGGTAAAGCCTACCGTAATACAGCAACGAAAACCGTTTTAGCGCCAGGAGAAACGCCGCAAACACTTAACGTTATCGAAAGCGAACAGATGGAACAACGTGGTGTTAAGTCTGTAATGCAAGCTCTTCGTTATGCACCAGGTGTATCAACCGAGAATAAAGGTGGTGCAGTGGTTCTTAGTGATTGGGTTAAAATTCGCGGTTTTGACTCTACGAATAACTATTATGACGGAATGATGTTGCCAATCCTTCCCGGATGGAACGTACAACCTCAGATTGACCCTATTGCGATGGAGCGTTTGGAAATCTTTAAAGGTCCAACATCGGTTCTTTACGGATCAATGCCACCAGGAGGCATGGTTAATATCATTGCAAAAGCGCCTAAGTTCGAAGAGTCTACGAAAATTGGCTTAGCAACGGGTTTAGATAACTTAGTTGAAGCTTCAATTGATACAACCGGTGCTTTGAGTGACAACGTTGCTTATCGCTTGGTTGCTTTGGGTCGTAAGAAAGACACGCAAGTAGACGGTGTCGAGGAAGAGCGCTATGTGATTGCGCCATCAATCGATTGGTATGTGTCTGATAAAACCTTTGTTAACTTCAATCTTTATTATCAGAATGACCCTGCACTAGGTCAGAACGTGACACTACCACTAGCGGCGATTGAATCAGGAAAAATCTCACCGTCGACATTTGCTGGAGATGTTAATTACAACACTATCAAGCGTGATTTCTTGGTTACTGGCTATAAGTTTAACCATGATTTCAACTCAAATTGGGCATTTCTTCAGAATTTCCGTTATATGAAAACGGACTTTTATCAAGAAAGTACCGCCAGTGGCAATTTTGACGCTTCAACTGGCTCATTGGCTCGTTCGGCATATAGTACCGATGAAAGTTCTTCTGGCATTAGTGTTGATAACCAACTATCGGGCTTAGTGTCCACTGGCTCATTGGATCACTATTTACTTTTTGGTGTGGATTATCGAAACATAGAGGGTGATGTAGCCTACGACGCTTTCTCAGGTGTTGATAGCATCAACCTTTACAATCCAAATAACAATAAGCTGAATCCGAATGATTTTACAAAAACGTATTATCAAAATAACGACATTGAAGTGAGTCAGCTTGGATTCTATTTCCAAGATCAGATGTTGATTGATAATTGGGTGTTCATTGCTGGTGGTCGTTTTGACAAAGTCGAAACAACGACAAAAGTATCAGTATTGGGTGGTGCACCAAGCAAAACGGATACTGATGATACTAACTTCTCATACCGCTTAGGCGCTTTGTACAAATTTGATAACGGTTTATCGCCATTTGCTAATTTTGCTACCAGTTTTGAACCGAGTGTAAAGTTAGATACTAACGGTAATAACTTAGATCCTGAAACCGGTGAACAAGTCGAGTTTGGTCTTAAGTATGACTCATATGAGAATATGATTTCAGGTTCGATGGCTCTGTTCCAAGTGAATAAGAAAAATGTTGGAGTTCGTCCTGATGGAGCTTCACCATGGACTTCAGTTGGTGAGATTCGCTCACAAGGTATTGAGTTGGAAGGACGAGCACAAGTCACTGAAAACTTGGATGTGTTAGCGAACTACACATACACAGATATGGAAATTACTGAAGATAGAAATGCATCAAATATCGGACAAACACCAGTATTTGTGCCAGATCATACTGCAAATGTTTGGGCTAACTACTTTGTACGTAGTGGTGCAATGAGTGGTCTTAGAGTTGGTGGTGGCGTGCGTTATGTGGGAGAAACGGTTCTAAACGATACGTCAGACAAAAATAAAGGCCAAGTACCATCATATACTTTAGTTGATTTGTCTCTAGGTTATGACTTAGGCGAGGTTAACAGCTCGCTTAAGAACGCAACAGCGAATGTCGTTGCAAATAACATATTCAATGAAGAGTATTACACTTGTTGGAATGAGAGCTATTGCTGGTACGGTCAAGAGCAAACTGTAGAATTTAATGTTAATTACGAATTCTAA
- a CDS encoding iron-siderophore ABC transporter substrate-binding protein — protein sequence MNLQRIASHVSKVKCLNTKLVVSVLASALSFNAMADYQVEDSEGVKTLEAQPVRVAALNWDIAEQVIELGVTPVAVPDIAGYTDWVVQPAIPEGVADIGTRTEPNFSALKKLNPDVILIASPQKDLQERLSEIAPVLFYQTYSEQHNNAAAAIENFKKIGQLLGKEDQANQKLAAMDERIAVLKAELDKAYPSDKPKVTSFRFASTTSVFIYGENSIPQYALEQLGFENAMDLPASQWGISQKRMTELKNVKKGIALYFEPFPYQDKLDRSPVWKSMPFVRNGQFSPVAASWSYGGAMSILYNAEAMAQSLLTLAEQ from the coding sequence ATGAATTTACAACGAATAGCTTCCCATGTTTCTAAAGTAAAGTGCTTGAATACAAAGCTGGTGGTATCCGTATTAGCGAGCGCTTTATCGTTTAATGCGATGGCCGATTACCAAGTTGAAGACAGCGAGGGAGTTAAAACCCTTGAAGCTCAGCCCGTTAGAGTGGCTGCGTTAAACTGGGATATTGCTGAACAAGTGATTGAACTCGGTGTTACGCCAGTCGCGGTCCCTGATATTGCAGGTTATACCGATTGGGTTGTTCAACCTGCGATCCCAGAAGGCGTGGCGGACATTGGCACTCGAACTGAGCCCAATTTTTCTGCTTTGAAGAAGCTAAACCCTGATGTGATTCTCATCGCTTCACCGCAGAAAGATCTTCAGGAACGACTTTCTGAAATCGCGCCCGTGCTTTTCTACCAAACGTACAGCGAACAGCACAATAATGCAGCGGCTGCTATCGAGAATTTCAAGAAGATTGGCCAGTTACTTGGCAAAGAAGACCAAGCGAACCAAAAATTGGCCGCAATGGATGAACGTATCGCTGTTCTTAAGGCTGAACTAGACAAAGCGTATCCGAGCGACAAGCCAAAAGTCACCTCTTTCCGTTTTGCGAGTACTACATCGGTGTTCATTTATGGTGAGAATTCGATACCACAATACGCACTTGAACAGCTAGGCTTTGAAAATGCGATGGATCTTCCTGCGAGCCAGTGGGGCATCAGTCAAAAACGAATGACAGAGCTCAAGAACGTAAAGAAGGGCATTGCGCTTTACTTTGAACCTTTTCCATATCAAGACAAGTTAGACCGATCTCCGGTTTGGAAGAGCATGCCTTTTGTTCGCAATGGCCAATTTAGCCCAGTAGCGGCAAGTTGGAGTTACGGTGGGGCAATGTCGATTTTGTATAACGCAGAAGCTATGGCGCAATCGTTGTTGACGTTAGCGGAGCAGTAA